In the Thalassoglobus sp. JC818 genome, one interval contains:
- a CDS encoding HlyD family efflux transporter periplasmic adaptor subunit: protein MKPTTHVGSQRSGKVLLSLVVALTLLVMSVPIVSWGVAEKPVVVAEDGFSVVTRGHIEQIVTQQGELQSAERNTVVNHCEWSTSIVEILPEGTIVQPGDVIAVLDDAELRERLQEREVRYINSIAALEQARENLNIQVLTNESKIAAAELELELTKLKLDAYVNAEHPQKLHQLESAKVLAEETMARAQKSYEFTLSMFKRGYRAHDDCEAERLKVIREENKYKQATDALNIYTDHTYVRNMTQYVAQSQEAERNLDRVKIAARSAELSRQITLSSRERSYNIYKAYQERLKTNIEACKIIAKNAGAVIHARESSSSAKGLEEGSRVRYLQQIAHVPDRDNLKVELRVHESNIRLIGHDSEAVVKIDALQETPFRGKVSHVSKIPTSGRYPNYHLREYKVTVALDIDPELARTIAPGLSANVSIISDQRYDVLRIPHQSVVEVGGDYYSFVQSGDHVEERLVEVGINDDSQIEIISGLEEGDQVVTKPRIACASLIASLQDRTDTKDGISGWLAFLN from the coding sequence ATGAAACCTACCACTCACGTTGGTTCCCAACGCAGCGGAAAAGTTCTGCTCTCACTTGTCGTCGCTCTGACGCTCTTGGTGATGAGCGTCCCGATTGTCAGCTGGGGAGTGGCCGAAAAACCTGTTGTCGTTGCTGAAGATGGGTTTTCTGTTGTCACAAGAGGTCACATCGAACAAATCGTGACCCAACAGGGTGAGCTGCAAAGCGCAGAACGGAACACTGTTGTCAATCACTGCGAATGGTCGACAAGCATCGTCGAAATTCTGCCTGAAGGAACAATCGTCCAACCGGGTGATGTGATCGCTGTCCTCGATGACGCGGAATTGCGCGAACGGCTTCAGGAACGAGAAGTCCGCTACATCAACTCGATCGCCGCTCTCGAACAAGCACGAGAGAACCTCAACATTCAGGTTCTCACCAACGAGAGCAAAATTGCTGCAGCCGAGTTGGAACTCGAACTCACTAAGCTCAAGCTGGATGCATATGTCAACGCCGAACATCCGCAGAAGCTTCATCAATTGGAGAGTGCTAAAGTCCTCGCAGAAGAGACAATGGCCCGGGCTCAGAAGTCGTACGAGTTCACGCTTTCGATGTTCAAACGAGGATATCGAGCTCACGATGACTGCGAAGCAGAACGTCTGAAAGTGATCCGCGAGGAAAACAAATACAAGCAAGCCACAGACGCTCTCAACATCTACACCGATCACACGTACGTTCGCAACATGACGCAGTACGTCGCTCAGAGTCAGGAAGCAGAGCGAAATCTCGACAGAGTCAAAATCGCTGCTCGATCAGCAGAACTCAGTCGCCAAATCACGCTCAGCTCGAGAGAGCGTTCTTACAACATCTACAAGGCATATCAGGAACGTCTGAAGACCAACATTGAAGCTTGCAAGATCATCGCCAAGAACGCAGGTGCAGTGATTCACGCTCGAGAAAGTTCCAGCTCCGCCAAAGGACTCGAAGAAGGCAGCCGTGTTCGATATCTGCAGCAGATCGCTCACGTCCCTGATCGGGACAACCTGAAAGTGGAACTTCGAGTCCATGAGTCCAACATCCGTTTGATCGGACATGACTCAGAAGCAGTCGTCAAGATTGACGCACTGCAGGAAACACCTTTCCGAGGCAAGGTAAGCCACGTTTCCAAGATCCCAACCAGCGGTCGCTACCCGAACTACCACCTTCGCGAATACAAGGTGACCGTTGCACTCGACATCGATCCAGAGCTTGCTCGAACGATCGCTCCCGGGCTGTCAGCGAATGTCTCGATCATCTCAGACCAGCGGTATGACGTTCTCCGAATTCCTCATCAATCAGTCGTCGAAGTCGGCGGGGATTACTACTCGTTCGTTCAAAGCGGAGATCATGTTGAAGAGCGACTCGTCGAAGTTGGGATTAATGACGATTCTCAAATCGAAATCATCAGCGGCCTCGAAGAAGGTGACCAGGTCGTTACCAAACCACGAATCGCCTGTGCTTCTTTGATCGCGTCGCTTCAGGATCGCACCGATACCAAAGATGGCATCTCAGGCTGGTTGGCATTCCTTAACTAG